A single Amphiura filiformis chromosome 8, Afil_fr2py, whole genome shotgun sequence DNA region contains:
- the LOC140159325 gene encoding uncharacterized protein, protein MACTWTVMHLTKTLLRSATRLHQPATMANILPINRPSIISRLYSAVNRPVDVLSPISKPLQVTCANPIQYQQTIKPLLPYNYNGVFNNAQPCRLKKRGMEYQPSNRKRKTKHGLHARLKTKGGLKLMMRRMLKGRYLLTH, encoded by the exons ATGGCATGCACCTGGACAGTGATGCACTTGACAAAGACATTGCTGAGATCAGCCACACGATTACATCAACCAGCAACTATGGCAAATATATTGCCAATAAACAG accTTCGATTATATCTCGTCTCTACTCAGCAGTAAACAGACCTGTAGATGTACTATCACCAATCAGTAAACCTCTACAGGTCACCTGTGCCAATCCAATCCAATACCAGCAGACAATAAAACCGCTGCTACCATACAACTATAACGGTGTATTCAACAACGCCCAGCCATGCCGTCTGAAGAAACGTGGAATGGAGTACCAGCCAAGCAATAGAAAGAGGAAAACCAAGCATGGATTACATGCCAGGTTAAAGACAAAAGGAGGACTTAAGTTGATGATGAGACGGATGCTGAAAGGACGATACCTACTAACCCATTGA